In Leptospira saintgironsiae, one genomic interval encodes:
- a CDS encoding methyl-accepting chemotaxis protein has product MNDERTTEKIAALGPLTINRIRIGLVFLILASLAASWEQSSFAQNMAYLGGTISMAIVSLINLFFSYRNGRIPKSFGMISVILDILILASVMFFAASTDKNMSSGIIRQIILYAINVILIVYSGLLLTPKFVVIAGVVSAIAQGAVILNCYLHGVVFSEEPLEVLSPGFASTSEQILKLIFLIVIAFIVRSVINIFGLMRDAEEEKLNTIITSENELKNSKERMDSAAFSLKEKSRSLRNFSNEFFDVINNHAASFDEIGSTLTEFLSQIESAASSVKDQFGRIELLVKESQNLRSLIDKISGYSSELNGRIHSVLNTGKEVTEFVSGLSESLESLGESFRSVGEVTVIMADVADRTNLLSLNASIEAARAGVAGRGFAVVATEVSKLAESSGQNAARISKIIGESNDYVDKGRNRASATSEKVRNQEDQFATFLGRFNELNGLLEDQMKINDQFLASLSELRKLSAGIETSSNEQNTGASMIMGAISELQGSMDSLLRKSELLSDTIRVLEEEAELLGKEN; this is encoded by the coding sequence ATGAATGATGAACGAACCACGGAAAAGATCGCGGCGTTAGGCCCTTTGACAATCAATCGGATCCGCATCGGACTAGTTTTTTTGATCCTAGCCTCCCTTGCTGCTTCTTGGGAACAAAGTTCCTTTGCGCAAAATATGGCTTACCTAGGCGGAACGATCTCAATGGCGATCGTCTCCTTGATAAATTTATTTTTTTCCTATCGGAATGGAAGGATCCCGAAATCGTTCGGAATGATTTCAGTCATTTTAGATATATTAATACTTGCGAGTGTTATGTTTTTTGCCGCTTCTACGGACAAAAACATGTCTTCCGGTATTATTAGGCAGATCATATTATATGCGATTAATGTAATACTTATTGTGTATTCAGGATTACTACTAACACCAAAATTTGTGGTTATTGCAGGAGTTGTATCGGCGATTGCTCAAGGTGCAGTAATCTTAAATTGTTATCTCCATGGAGTGGTATTCTCCGAGGAACCTTTAGAAGTACTTTCTCCAGGATTTGCTTCTACTTCCGAACAAATTTTAAAATTAATTTTTCTAATCGTTATAGCCTTTATAGTGAGAAGTGTGATCAATATATTTGGGCTCATGCGTGACGCAGAAGAGGAAAAACTAAACACGATCATAACCTCTGAAAACGAATTGAAAAATAGTAAGGAGAGGATGGATTCAGCTGCATTTTCCTTGAAGGAAAAATCCAGATCTTTAAGGAACTTCTCCAATGAATTTTTTGATGTGATCAATAATCATGCTGCTTCTTTTGATGAGATAGGAAGTACCTTAACCGAATTTTTATCTCAGATTGAAAGTGCTGCTTCTAGTGTTAAAGATCAATTTGGAAGAATAGAATTACTTGTAAAAGAAAGCCAAAATTTAAGATCTTTGATCGATAAAATTTCAGGTTATTCTTCTGAGTTAAATGGTCGGATCCATTCTGTTTTGAATACAGGTAAAGAAGTGACCGAATTTGTTTCAGGCCTTTCTGAATCTTTGGAATCTCTTGGAGAATCATTTCGTTCTGTGGGAGAAGTTACGGTAATAATGGCCGATGTTGCAGATCGTACTAATCTACTTTCTTTAAATGCGTCTATAGAAGCTGCAAGAGCCGGAGTTGCAGGAAGAGGTTTCGCAGTAGTTGCTACAGAAGTTTCTAAACTTGCTGAGAGCAGTGGGCAAAATGCTGCAAGGATCTCTAAAATAATCGGTGAATCTAATGATTATGTAGACAAGGGCAGAAATAGAGCCTCGGCAACTTCGGAGAAGGTTAGAAATCAAGAAGATCAGTTTGCTACGTTCTTGGGTAGATTTAATGAATTGAATGGACTACTTGAGGATCAGATGAAAATAAATGATCAGTTTCTGGCTAGTTTATCAGAATTACGTAAACTTTCGGCCGGGATAGAAACTTCTTCAAACGAACAGAATACTGGTGCCTCCATGATTATGGGAGCGATATCTGAATTACAGGGTTCGATGGATTCTTTATTGAGAAAGAGCGAACTTTTATCAGACACAATCAGGGTTTTAGAAGAAGAAGCAGAACTTTTAGGAAAGGAAAATTGA
- a CDS encoding SpoIIE family protein phosphatase: MVYFNSWAISSLICSIFTFIIFAFLAALKKKANYTSAFSLLFFFVFLINFGFFFSAILPFPGASYHRLVTGPAAVFGTIFLCIFAYLYPRNDHPKEAKYVIGSLLGVSLITISYSYYQIFTNKPLFDFTGQIYNYQQKVGNLLAVSLLAFLLVMILIQVRKIIRADKEERKALVQMSLGMDVTYLVPVVSNLLFRSGVITFNAFQQLYVGFMILGYFTLTILFINNTVDKTSFMTKIIGITVATCLVFAQAFSTVVNLKNESLFDEISIKEAQTFLNTGKSEGSSIAYAISLGDSSTKPKILIKSVGIEPNLNLAQKEILENRKSGNFLKRTPITNLPKTIPGDYVPSPNDLFYSYYVRDEEGERTLLVAFPYLHYRKFLDETNSWLVFLTLSLVFVILVLFPFFFNRSLVRPLNTLIRGVGEVNLGNLTIRIPVLVQDEIGYLSESFNKMVGSILEGRTKLEEYADTLEEKVDARTKEVTEKMEEIQSLKVQQDGDYFLTSLLSKPLMTNWNRSSSVTTNFYIEQKKKFVFKSKESEIGGDICISGNLLFGSEKERWSVFLNGDAMGKSMQGAGGAIVLGTAMNNIMARSASQGKVLNISPEDWVREAYRELDDIFRTFDGVMMASAILGLINEKTGRMYYFNAEHPWAVLLRDGKASFLEKELTLRKLGSPSEMSFRILEFDLMPGDILYIGSDGRDDINLTEDGVNWIMNSDENMFLKTVEESKGDLDSLVDRIHSLGALSDDLSLIRIGFHEKLSPNITESKTGIPESVLRKYTEAKALLQQREIGTAVVLLEEALHSVPSFKAAARLLGQVYYDRKEYDSSSRWFEKYLEFDSDSPNIWFLLSVCYKHLKDYSKSSQAAEKVRTSQPHRLANLINLTDNYRLLGRLDEARSILEAAVSIDGESPGVRKLDELLKSKGY, from the coding sequence ATGGTTTATTTTAACTCATGGGCGATCTCTTCGCTCATCTGTTCCATCTTTACCTTTATCATTTTTGCTTTTTTAGCTGCGCTAAAGAAGAAGGCGAATTATACAAGCGCGTTCTCTCTTCTTTTCTTTTTCGTATTTTTGATCAACTTTGGGTTCTTTTTCTCGGCGATTCTTCCGTTTCCAGGAGCGTCTTATCACAGACTAGTTACAGGACCGGCAGCCGTATTTGGTACGATTTTCCTTTGTATATTTGCGTACTTATATCCTAGAAATGATCATCCTAAAGAAGCAAAGTATGTGATTGGATCATTACTTGGGGTCTCTTTAATTACGATCTCTTACTCATATTATCAGATATTTACGAATAAGCCGTTATTCGATTTTACAGGGCAGATATATAATTACCAACAAAAGGTGGGCAATCTACTCGCGGTTTCTTTACTTGCGTTCCTTCTGGTCATGATACTTATTCAGGTCAGAAAAATTATCAGAGCGGATAAGGAAGAAAGAAAAGCTTTAGTGCAGATGTCTTTGGGAATGGACGTAACCTATTTAGTCCCTGTGGTCTCGAATCTTTTGTTTAGATCTGGTGTGATCACATTTAACGCGTTCCAGCAATTATATGTTGGTTTTATGATCCTGGGATATTTTACCCTGACTATATTATTCATTAATAATACAGTAGATAAAACTTCCTTTATGACAAAGATCATTGGGATTACGGTGGCGACCTGTCTAGTTTTTGCTCAGGCGTTTTCTACGGTAGTGAACTTAAAAAATGAGTCCTTATTTGATGAGATCAGTATTAAAGAAGCCCAAACATTTTTGAATACAGGTAAATCAGAAGGTTCTTCGATCGCATATGCTATTTCTTTGGGAGATTCTTCGACTAAGCCTAAAATTTTAATAAAATCTGTAGGTATAGAACCGAATCTAAATCTTGCCCAAAAAGAAATTTTAGAAAATAGAAAATCGGGAAATTTCCTAAAAAGAACTCCGATCACTAATCTCCCTAAAACAATTCCAGGAGATTACGTACCTTCTCCTAATGACCTATTTTATTCTTATTATGTAAGAGATGAAGAAGGCGAAAGAACTCTCCTGGTCGCATTTCCTTATCTACATTACAGAAAGTTTTTAGATGAAACGAATAGTTGGTTAGTATTCTTAACTCTTTCTCTCGTATTTGTGATCTTGGTTTTGTTTCCATTCTTCTTTAATCGAAGTTTGGTTCGTCCTCTGAATACTTTGATCCGAGGAGTAGGAGAAGTAAATTTAGGAAATCTTACGATACGAATTCCTGTACTTGTACAAGATGAGATAGGTTATCTTTCCGAATCTTTCAACAAAATGGTGGGAAGTATCCTAGAAGGAAGAACAAAGTTAGAAGAGTACGCAGATACTTTGGAAGAAAAAGTGGATGCTCGTACGAAAGAAGTTACCGAAAAAATGGAAGAGATCCAGTCGCTCAAGGTGCAACAGGATGGAGATTATTTTTTAACTTCTCTATTAAGTAAACCCTTGATGACGAATTGGAATCGTTCCTCTTCTGTTACGACTAACTTCTATATTGAACAAAAGAAAAAATTCGTTTTTAAGAGCAAAGAATCGGAAATCGGAGGAGATATTTGTATCAGCGGAAATCTTCTATTCGGTTCTGAGAAAGAAAGATGGTCTGTGTTCTTAAACGGAGACGCGATGGGAAAATCCATGCAAGGAGCAGGAGGAGCCATCGTACTCGGAACGGCTATGAACAATATCATGGCTAGATCTGCGAGCCAAGGAAAGGTCTTAAATATTTCTCCAGAAGACTGGGTAAGAGAAGCTTATCGAGAGTTGGATGATATTTTCAGAACGTTCGATGGAGTTATGATGGCTTCTGCCATTCTTGGTCTCATCAATGAGAAAACCGGAAGGATGTACTATTTTAATGCGGAACATCCTTGGGCGGTACTCCTTCGAGATGGAAAAGCATCTTTCTTAGAAAAAGAATTAACTTTACGTAAACTAGGTTCTCCTTCCGAAATGAGTTTTAGAATTTTAGAATTCGATCTGATGCCTGGAGACATTCTTTATATAGGTTCAGATGGAAGAGACGATATCAATTTAACCGAAGATGGTGTGAATTGGATCATGAACTCTGACGAGAATATGTTTCTCAAAACGGTAGAAGAGTCCAAAGGAGATTTAGATAGTTTAGTGGATCGTATCCATAGTTTAGGTGCATTATCCGACGACCTTTCTTTAATACGGATTGGATTTCACGAAAAACTTTCTCCGAATATTACAGAATCCAAAACTGGAATTCCTGAATCCGTATTAAGAAAATACACCGAAGCTAAAGCATTATTACAACAAAGAGAGATCGGCACCGCAGTTGTATTATTGGAAGAAGCATTACATTCTGTTCCTTCTTTCAAAGCAGCCGCAAGATTATTAGGGCAAGTATATTATGATCGAAAGGAATATGATTCTTCTTCTCGTTGGTTTGAAAAATATTTAGAGTTTGATTCAGATTCTCCTAATATCTGGTTCTTACTTTCAGTATGTTATAAACATTTAAAAGATTACTCCAAGTCTAGCCAAGCGGCGGAGAAGGTCCGGACCTCTCAACCTCATCGTCTTGCGAACCTGATCAACCTCACGGATAATTATAGATTATTAGGTCGCTTGGACGAAGCACGTTCGATCCTGGAAGCTGCAGTGTCCATAGACGGAGAGAGTCCAGGAGTCAGAAAGCTGGACGAACTCTTGAAATCGAAGGGGTACTGA
- a CDS encoding methyl-accepting chemotaxis protein — protein MVARSETEKILAQGPITINRIRFGLTLLYFASIAMGYKRSTLFQNSLYILGTSAMVIYVTYSFLKTRFGSGVSPFLGKVFIVTDVIVLCLVMIGATTEDAKLASNVIKQVVLYTINVIYIVYAGLLLSPRFVYLTGFLTILCQSLVTVNAAYTGVIFTEDSITSITPGYAAMSEQITKMLFLMTTAFIVVAVIKIFLQLKSIEEEKSQAIEKSKEDLEYGRIRMTESAISLKENSKKLKDFSDDFSEVISNHAASFEEISSTMEEFLAQTEQSTETVKDQFTKIEGLLGESRNLNTLIDRISGHSNDLNRNMDIVLDAGKAVSQFVDGLRTSLESLGSSFRSVGEVNQIMSDVADRTNLLSLNASIEAARAGAAGRGFAVVATEVSKLAESSSENADRISKIINESTKYVQDGQKSAHTANEKVKEQDALFTNFLDSFKQLNQLLSEQKIVNERFLNSLSVLRNLSSDIESGSKEQSLGANAIMTSVSSLQSSMDSLLRKSEMLAETIKILETEAQTLASKG, from the coding sequence ATGGTAGCACGTTCCGAAACGGAAAAAATTCTCGCTCAAGGTCCGATCACGATCAATCGAATCAGATTCGGACTGACCTTGCTCTACTTCGCATCTATTGCAATGGGTTACAAAAGAAGTACCCTATTCCAAAACTCGCTCTATATTCTCGGGACCTCAGCTATGGTGATATACGTCACCTACTCTTTTCTTAAAACTAGATTCGGAAGCGGAGTATCGCCTTTTTTAGGAAAAGTTTTTATAGTAACTGATGTTATCGTACTTTGTTTGGTCATGATTGGCGCTACCACTGAAGATGCAAAGCTTGCTTCGAATGTTATCAAACAAGTTGTACTATATACAATTAACGTTATATATATAGTGTACGCTGGTCTTTTGCTCTCTCCTAGATTCGTATACTTGACTGGTTTCTTAACTATTTTATGCCAAAGTTTAGTAACAGTGAATGCGGCTTATACCGGAGTTATTTTTACAGAAGATAGTATAACTTCTATCACTCCTGGCTATGCAGCTATGTCAGAACAAATTACTAAGATGTTATTCTTAATGACAACTGCATTCATAGTAGTTGCTGTTATTAAGATCTTCTTGCAGTTAAAAAGTATAGAAGAAGAAAAATCGCAAGCCATCGAAAAATCCAAAGAGGATTTGGAATATGGTAGGATCAGAATGACTGAGTCTGCCATTTCTTTAAAAGAGAATTCCAAAAAGTTAAAAGACTTCTCAGACGATTTTTCGGAAGTGATAAGCAATCATGCTGCTTCTTTCGAAGAGATCAGTTCCACAATGGAAGAATTTTTAGCTCAAACGGAACAATCTACAGAAACAGTAAAAGATCAATTCACAAAGATTGAAGGACTATTGGGAGAAAGTAGGAATCTTAATACTCTAATTGATCGTATCTCAGGACATTCCAACGACTTGAATCGTAATATGGATATAGTCTTAGATGCAGGAAAAGCAGTAAGCCAATTCGTAGATGGTCTCAGAACTTCATTAGAATCTCTGGGAAGTTCTTTCAGATCGGTGGGGGAAGTGAACCAGATCATGTCTGATGTTGCTGATAGAACTAACCTTCTATCCTTGAACGCATCTATCGAAGCCGCAAGAGCCGGGGCCGCAGGAAGAGGATTTGCAGTTGTTGCAACTGAGGTTTCTAAACTTGCAGAGAGCAGTTCTGAGAACGCAGATCGTATTTCTAAAATTATAAATGAAAGTACTAAGTATGTACAAGACGGACAAAAATCCGCTCATACTGCGAATGAAAAAGTGAAAGAGCAAGATGCTTTGTTCACAAACTTTTTAGATAGTTTTAAACAATTGAATCAATTATTGAGCGAGCAGAAAATTGTGAACGAGCGTTTTTTGAACAGCCTTTCAGTTTTAAGAAATTTATCTTCTGATATTGAATCTGGTTCGAAAGAACAGTCGCTTGGAGCTAATGCAATCATGACGTCTGTATCTTCTTTGCAAAGTTCTATGGATTCTTTGTTAAGAAAGAGCGAAATGTTGGCCGAAACCATCAAAATTTTGGAAACTGAAGCCCAAACACTAGCTTCCAAAGGTTAG
- a CDS encoding SpoIIE family protein phosphatase has product MDPFYFNFYFFGSLLASLFSLYVSFFFLTIKERSKAAFHLGLSSLSTTIFHFGYLVAFCSPEDWTIFHRWIVIPFPMVGYTQLFIFFFYFPTPKREKLGLTLYAVLYAGVITLAIFYIMLSLKSTRSFVMGSHYWDFETHLFYKIFSLIVFLYNFIFLIAAIWRAIVEKGAERRSVIYITLAYLTITLLPGITNALSREGTVSRAVYQQTADILLVAGLFLILIVYVNATKERTTILSRIVGVSMATFLLAFQLVGFAILNGYDSSFDLIKKEEAKLVVLQGETPNGFAYLTSYDPNENRFQTEKGFKDLRFDSEDRLEIRFFYISKNLASFGNLPANTRWERSKTILENSPKEFYAYQEGLKEFLESKGTNIVSDEDVREFFRHLNKRLKVVRSKYSHLPSKSDAPAIYKLLKSEEVGLSAILEKVKVKAEADLKADISESDLDKTVLLPLTPIREVGERIYRGTKYYKVGDEKPQYYVSYLVVHPTNGNVYEVGFTYISFRTFIHEPALILVVCLLAIMLVISVGFRFFFQNALIKPMDEVVVGLTEVNSGNLDYRLEPRVEDEIGFIARSFNRMARSIQSARKRLEQYANELEEKVKERTKELEQTLGEVQELKQQQDGDYFLTSLLIKPLGANKAVHENVKVDFLLEQKKKFTFRRYHDEIGGDLNISNHIDLIGRSYTVFLNADAMGKSMQGAGGALVLGSVFESIIERTRLVDIMKNQSPERWLKNAFTELHKVFESFDGSMLVSSVMGLVDDEVGILYFINAEHPWTVLYRDGIASFIEDELMFRKLGTTGMEGRIYIKTFQLEPGDVIIAGSDGRDDILIGTDADGGRIINDDEKLFLRLVEEGRGDLDGIYNCITGKGPLTDDLSLIRLSFKEADSDQKLHDEQKQKIKELLNRAKETSQNKDVAEAITYLEEAENLDSRIPEVKKNFVKLFLKLKDYSKAAHYAEDYLNIKPVDKEILYVASFAARKAGQLKKALDFGERLRLREPDHFKNLMNLAQVYIALKNYERAMYMVQSALHIEPENEAVLRIRDVLRKNWRQ; this is encoded by the coding sequence ATGGACCCATTTTATTTTAACTTTTACTTCTTCGGATCCTTACTCGCTTCCTTATTTTCTTTGTATGTTTCCTTTTTCTTTCTGACCATCAAAGAAAGAAGTAAGGCGGCATTTCACTTAGGCCTTTCGAGTTTATCCACTACCATTTTTCATTTTGGCTATTTGGTGGCCTTCTGCTCTCCGGAAGACTGGACGATCTTTCATAGATGGATCGTAATTCCATTTCCGATGGTGGGCTATACTCAGCTTTTTATATTCTTCTTCTATTTCCCAACACCTAAGAGAGAAAAATTAGGACTTACTTTGTATGCAGTCTTGTATGCAGGAGTTATAACCCTCGCGATTTTCTATATTATGCTTTCCTTAAAGTCTACTAGAAGTTTCGTGATGGGAAGTCATTATTGGGATTTTGAAACTCATTTATTTTATAAAATTTTCTCTCTTATAGTTTTCCTTTATAATTTCATTTTTTTGATCGCTGCTATCTGGAGAGCGATCGTTGAAAAAGGAGCAGAGAGAAGGTCCGTAATTTATATCACTCTGGCTTACCTGACCATTACACTTTTACCAGGCATTACAAATGCTTTAAGTAGAGAAGGTACCGTATCTAGGGCGGTCTATCAGCAAACTGCAGACATTCTTCTTGTAGCTGGATTATTTTTAATACTAATCGTTTATGTAAACGCAACCAAAGAAAGAACCACAATCTTAAGTAGGATTGTAGGAGTCAGTATGGCTACCTTTCTTCTCGCATTTCAGTTGGTGGGATTTGCAATATTAAATGGATATGATTCTTCTTTCGATCTAATCAAAAAAGAAGAAGCTAAATTGGTCGTTTTGCAGGGAGAAACTCCGAACGGATTTGCATACTTAACTTCCTATGATCCGAACGAAAATCGTTTTCAAACGGAAAAAGGTTTTAAGGATCTAAGATTCGATTCGGAAGATAGATTAGAAATTCGATTCTTTTATATTTCTAAAAATCTTGCGAGTTTCGGAAATCTTCCTGCTAACACAAGATGGGAAAGATCCAAAACAATTTTAGAAAATTCTCCCAAAGAATTCTATGCTTACCAAGAAGGACTGAAAGAATTTTTAGAATCTAAGGGGACTAACATTGTTTCAGATGAAGATGTACGCGAATTTTTCAGACATCTGAATAAACGACTAAAAGTAGTACGAAGTAAATATTCTCATCTGCCTTCTAAATCAGATGCTCCTGCAATTTATAAACTTTTAAAATCAGAAGAAGTTGGCCTTTCAGCAATTTTAGAAAAAGTGAAGGTAAAAGCAGAGGCTGATCTTAAGGCAGATATATCTGAATCAGACTTGGACAAAACGGTCCTTCTACCCTTAACTCCGATTAGAGAAGTGGGAGAAAGGATCTATAGGGGAACGAAATATTATAAGGTAGGAGATGAGAAACCTCAGTATTATGTTTCGTACTTGGTTGTACACCCTACAAATGGAAATGTATACGAAGTAGGTTTCACTTATATATCTTTCCGTACATTCATACATGAACCTGCATTGATCTTAGTTGTATGTTTACTCGCGATCATGTTAGTGATCAGTGTTGGATTCAGATTTTTCTTCCAAAATGCTCTTATCAAACCTATGGACGAAGTAGTTGTTGGTTTAACGGAGGTAAATTCAGGAAACTTGGATTATCGCCTCGAACCAAGAGTAGAAGATGAGATCGGATTTATCGCAAGATCATTTAACAGAATGGCAAGGTCCATCCAGTCTGCTCGAAAAAGATTAGAACAATACGCTAACGAGTTAGAAGAAAAAGTAAAAGAACGTACCAAGGAATTGGAACAAACCTTAGGAGAAGTACAAGAGCTCAAACAACAACAAGACGGAGACTATTTCTTAACTTCTCTTTTGATCAAACCTTTAGGTGCAAACAAAGCAGTTCATGAGAACGTAAAGGTGGATTTTTTACTAGAACAAAAGAAAAAATTTACCTTCAGAAGATATCATGATGAGATAGGTGGAGACTTAAACATCTCTAATCATATAGATTTAATTGGTAGGTCGTATACAGTATTCTTAAATGCGGATGCAATGGGAAAATCAATGCAGGGCGCAGGCGGCGCTCTCGTTTTAGGATCCGTTTTTGAATCTATAATAGAAAGAACTAGACTTGTCGATATTATGAAAAATCAGTCTCCGGAACGTTGGTTGAAGAATGCGTTTACGGAACTTCATAAAGTATTCGAAAGTTTTGACGGCTCCATGCTGGTTTCTTCTGTGATGGGACTTGTAGACGACGAAGTTGGTATTTTATATTTTATTAATGCAGAACATCCTTGGACGGTTTTGTACAGAGATGGAATTGCAAGTTTTATTGAAGATGAGTTGATGTTCCGTAAGTTAGGAACTACCGGAATGGAGGGTCGAATTTATATTAAAACATTCCAATTAGAACCTGGAGATGTGATCATTGCTGGTTCTGACGGTAGGGATGATATTCTGATTGGAACAGACGCAGATGGGGGAAGGATCATCAATGATGACGAAAAACTTTTCCTTAGACTCGTGGAAGAAGGTAGGGGTGATCTTGATGGAATTTACAATTGTATCACTGGAAAAGGACCTTTAACCGACGACCTTTCTCTTATTAGGCTTTCTTTCAAAGAAGCTGATTCAGATCAGAAACTTCATGATGAACAAAAGCAGAAGATAAAAGAACTCCTAAATAGAGCGAAGGAAACTTCTCAGAACAAAGACGTGGCAGAAGCCATTACTTATTTGGAAGAAGCAGAGAACCTAGACAGTCGCATCCCTGAAGTGAAGAAAAATTTTGTAAAATTATTCTTAAAACTCAAAGACTATTCCAAAGCAGCACATTACGCAGAAGACTATCTAAATATCAAGCCTGTAGATAAGGAAATTTTATATGTCGCTTCCTTTGCGGCAAGGAAAGCAGGGCAGTTGAAAAAGGCTTTGGACTTTGGGGAAAGGTTAAGACTGAGAGAACCGGATCATTTTAAAAACCTAATGAATCTGGCCCAAGTATATATCGCTTTAAAAAATTATGAAAGAGCAATGTATATGGTCCAATCCGCTCTACATATAGAGCCTGAAAATGAAGCGGTGCTTAGGATCAGGGACGTTCTAAGGAAAAATTGGCGTCAGTAG
- the ilvC gene encoding ketol-acid reductoisomerase, producing MANLYYDKDTDLSVLKGKTIAVIGYGSQGHAQAQNMKDSGLKVIIGLKEGSKSKKEAEEAGFEVFSVSEAAKKADIIQILAPDEIQGDIYKADIEPNLKDGDALVFSHGFNIHFEFIQPPKTVDVYMVAPKGPGHLVRRVYVEGGGVPCLIAVNQDATGTAKQRALAHAAGVGGGRAGILETSFREETETDLFGEQVVLCGGLSNLIMAGFETLTEAGYDPEIAYFECLHEVKLITDLIYEGGLARMRYSISGTAEYGDYVSGPRIIDAGVKARMKDVLADIQKANGSKFAKAWIAETKAGYPEFNKMREKNAGHPIEDVGKKLRSMMKWLSK from the coding sequence ATGGCTAATTTATACTACGATAAAGATACGGATCTTTCCGTATTAAAAGGAAAGACCATCGCCGTAATCGGATACGGAAGCCAAGGTCACGCACAAGCTCAGAACATGAAAGATTCAGGGCTGAAAGTTATCATCGGTCTTAAAGAAGGATCCAAATCCAAAAAAGAAGCTGAAGAAGCAGGTTTTGAAGTATTCTCCGTTTCTGAAGCAGCTAAAAAAGCAGATATTATCCAAATCCTAGCTCCGGACGAGATCCAAGGCGACATCTACAAAGCAGATATCGAGCCTAACCTTAAAGACGGAGATGCATTAGTTTTCTCTCATGGATTTAATATCCATTTCGAATTCATCCAACCTCCTAAAACTGTAGACGTTTACATGGTAGCTCCAAAAGGACCAGGACACTTGGTTCGTAGAGTATATGTAGAAGGTGGTGGAGTTCCTTGTTTGATCGCTGTAAACCAAGACGCAACTGGAACAGCAAAACAAAGAGCACTTGCTCATGCAGCCGGAGTAGGCGGGGGAAGAGCAGGAATTCTTGAAACTTCTTTCAGAGAAGAAACAGAGACAGATCTTTTCGGAGAGCAAGTAGTTCTTTGTGGTGGTCTTTCTAACTTGATCATGGCTGGTTTCGAAACTCTTACTGAAGCTGGTTACGATCCTGAGATCGCTTACTTCGAATGTTTACACGAAGTTAAATTGATCACTGACCTGATCTACGAAGGTGGATTAGCTCGTATGCGTTATTCTATTTCCGGAACCGCAGAATACGGGGATTATGTTTCTGGACCTCGTATCATTGATGCTGGTGTTAAAGCTCGTATGAAAGATGTTCTTGCTGATATTCAAAAAGCAAATGGTTCCAAATTCGCAAAAGCTTGGATCGCAGAAACCAAAGCTGGTTATCCTGAGTTCAACAAAATGAGAGAGAAAAATGCAGGACATCCAATCGAAGATGTAGGTAAAAAATTACGCAGCATGATGAAATGGCTGAGTAAATAA